In the genome of Mycobacterium kansasii ATCC 12478, one region contains:
- a CDS encoding serine/threonine-protein kinase PknD → MTDARAGARFGPYELRRLLGRGGMGEVYEAEDTRKRRVVALKLISPEFSGDPVFRARMQREADAAGRLTEPHVVPIHDYGEIDGKLFLEMRLVDGTDLATLLKRSGPLSPARAVAIVRQIASALDAAHTTGVTHRDVKPENILITDDDFAYLVDFGIARAATDPGLTRAGTAMGTYSYMAPERFTGDEVTYRADIYSLACVLNECLTGSPPYPTDSIERAVGAHLTQPAPQPSRLRPGKVPQAFDEVIAKGMAKDPGERYRSAGELAAAAHQALSAPEQDQATTILRRLDEAAPAAVGPGGAPGYPAPGSAGSWRDRPRPAPHVGPAGPPGFGQPPRASAPDFAAGAPRPRSKRKLWILVGAAALLVIAAVGYVVARPSHPSTPASGQTVLPFKGIDFRLSPGGVAVDTAGNVYVTSEGMYGRVVKLANGSSTATVLPFNGLYQPQGLAVDGAGAVYVTDFNNRVVMLPAGSNSQTVLPFDGLDYPEGVAVDAQGSVYVADRGNSRVVKLAAGAKTQTVLPFDGLKNPDGVAVDGAGAVYVADTDNNRVVKLAAGSDNQTVLAFRELSVPWGIAVDTVGNVYVTEHNKNDVVKLDAGSNTQTVLPFTGLNTPLAVAVDSAGNVYVADRGNDRAVKLTR, encoded by the coding sequence GTGACCGATGCGCGGGCGGGGGCCCGGTTCGGGCCCTATGAGTTGAGGCGATTGCTGGGCCGCGGCGGCATGGGCGAGGTCTACGAGGCCGAGGACACCCGTAAGCGCCGGGTGGTGGCGCTGAAGTTGATCTCGCCGGAGTTCTCCGGTGACCCGGTGTTTCGTGCCCGGATGCAACGTGAGGCCGACGCCGCGGGACGGCTGACCGAGCCACACGTGGTGCCCATCCACGACTACGGCGAGATCGACGGCAAACTGTTCCTGGAGATGCGACTGGTCGACGGCACCGACTTGGCCACGCTGCTGAAGCGGTCCGGGCCGTTGAGTCCGGCACGCGCGGTGGCGATCGTGCGCCAGATCGCCAGCGCGCTGGACGCCGCCCACACCACCGGCGTGACGCACCGCGACGTCAAACCGGAGAACATCCTGATCACCGACGACGACTTCGCCTATCTCGTCGACTTCGGTATCGCGCGCGCGGCCACCGATCCGGGACTGACCCGGGCCGGGACCGCGATGGGCACTTACAGCTACATGGCTCCGGAGCGATTCACCGGCGACGAGGTCACCTACCGCGCCGACATCTATTCGCTGGCCTGTGTGCTCAACGAATGCTTGACCGGGTCACCTCCGTATCCGACCGACAGCATCGAACGGGCCGTCGGCGCGCATCTGACCCAGCCCGCCCCGCAGCCCAGCCGGTTGCGACCCGGAAAGGTCCCGCAGGCATTCGACGAGGTGATCGCCAAAGGCATGGCCAAGGATCCCGGGGAGCGCTACCGCAGCGCCGGCGAACTGGCCGCCGCAGCCCACCAAGCGCTGAGCGCACCCGAGCAGGATCAGGCCACCACGATTCTGCGGCGGCTGGACGAGGCCGCGCCCGCGGCGGTCGGACCGGGCGGCGCACCGGGGTACCCTGCGCCCGGCTCCGCCGGCAGCTGGCGGGACCGGCCCAGACCCGCACCGCACGTGGGTCCGGCCGGGCCGCCCGGGTTCGGCCAGCCACCCCGCGCGTCGGCGCCCGACTTCGCAGCGGGCGCGCCGCGACCCCGTTCCAAGCGCAAGCTGTGGATCCTGGTGGGCGCTGCAGCACTGCTCGTCATCGCCGCCGTCGGGTATGTGGTGGCCCGGCCGTCGCACCCCTCGACGCCGGCGTCCGGACAGACGGTACTGCCGTTCAAGGGCATCGACTTCCGGCTCTCGCCGGGCGGGGTGGCGGTGGACACCGCCGGCAACGTCTACGTCACCAGCGAGGGCATGTACGGCCGGGTGGTGAAGTTGGCCAACGGGTCGAGCACCGCAACGGTGCTGCCGTTCAACGGGCTCTACCAGCCTCAGGGGCTGGCGGTTGACGGCGCCGGCGCGGTGTACGTCACCGATTTCAACAACCGGGTGGTGATGCTGCCCGCCGGCTCCAACAGCCAGACGGTGCTGCCGTTCGACGGCCTCGACTACCCCGAAGGAGTGGCGGTGGATGCACAGGGCAGTGTGTATGTCGCCGACCGCGGCAACAGCAGGGTGGTCAAGCTGGCGGCGGGCGCCAAGACCCAGACCGTGCTGCCCTTCGACGGCCTGAAGAACCCCGACGGTGTGGCGGTGGACGGCGCCGGCGCGGTCTACGTCGCCGACACCGACAACAACCGGGTGGTCAAGCTGGCCGCCGGGTCCGACAACCAGACCGTGCTGGCGTTCCGCGAACTCTCCGTGCCGTGGGGTATCGCGGTGGACACGGTGGGCAACGTCTACGTCACCGAGCACAACAAGAACGACGTGGTGAAGCTGGACGCCGGGTCGAACACCCAGACGGTGCTGCCGTTCACCGGGCTCAACACCCCGTTGGCGGTGGCGGTCGACAGCGCGGGGAATGTGTATGTCGCTGACCGCGGCAACGACCGGGCGGTCAAACTGACGCGCTGA
- the ctpC gene encoding manganese-exporting P-type ATPase CtpC — protein MTLATPQAVPHDVVSDAAGRMRVHVGWVRGDSRRAVAVEEAVAKQNGVRVVHAYPRTGSVVVWYSPRRCNRSAVLQAISDAQHVAAEFIPARAPHSSEIRNADVLRMVIGGAALALLGVRRYVFKRPPLLGPSGRMVATGVTIFTGYPFLRGALRSLRSGKAGTDALVSAATVASLILRENVVALTVLWLLNIGEYLQDLTLRRTRRAISELLRGNQDTAWIRLTDGAEVQVPIDTVQIGDEVVVHDHVAIPVDGEVVDGEAIVNQSAITGENLPVSVVVGTHVHAGSVVVRGRLVVRAQAVGNQTTIGRIISRVEEAQQDRAPIQTVGENFSRRFVPTSFIVSAITLLITGDVRRAMTMLLIACPCAVGLSTPTAISAAIGNGARRGILIKGGSHLEQAGRVDAIVFDKTGTLTVGRPVVTNIIAMHKDWEPEQVLAYAASSEIHSRHPLAEAVIRSTEERRISIPPHEECEVLVGLGMRTWADGRTLLLGSPSLLQSENVKVSKKASEWVDRLRRQAETPLLLAVDGTLVGLVSLRDEVRPEAAEVLKQLRDNGVRRIVMLTGDHPDIAKVVAEELGIDEWRAEVMPEDKLEVVRELQDDGYIVGMVGDGVNDAPALAAADIGIAMGLAGTDVAVETADVALANDDLHRLLDVRDLGGRAVEVIRQNYGMSIAVNAAGLLIGAGGALSPVLAAILHNASSVAVVANSSRLIRYRLD, from the coding sequence ATGACGCTGGCAACTCCTCAAGCAGTTCCTCACGACGTGGTTTCCGATGCGGCCGGGCGCATGCGGGTCCACGTCGGCTGGGTCCGCGGTGATTCCCGCCGGGCGGTAGCGGTCGAAGAGGCCGTCGCCAAGCAGAACGGGGTGCGGGTCGTGCACGCCTACCCGCGCACCGGGTCGGTCGTGGTGTGGTACTCGCCGCGGCGCTGCAACCGCTCGGCGGTATTGCAGGCGATCAGCGACGCTCAGCACGTAGCCGCCGAGTTCATTCCGGCGCGGGCGCCGCATTCCTCGGAGATCCGCAACGCCGACGTGCTGCGCATGGTGATCGGCGGCGCGGCGCTGGCCCTGCTCGGGGTGCGCCGCTACGTGTTCAAGAGGCCACCGCTGCTGGGCCCCAGCGGCCGGATGGTCGCCACCGGCGTCACCATCTTCACCGGCTACCCGTTCCTGCGCGGTGCGCTGCGGTCGCTGCGCTCCGGCAAGGCGGGCACCGACGCACTGGTCTCGGCGGCCACCGTCGCCAGCTTGATCCTGCGGGAGAACGTCGTCGCCCTGACCGTGCTATGGCTGCTCAACATCGGCGAGTACCTGCAGGATCTGACGCTGCGACGGACCCGGCGGGCGATTTCCGAGCTGCTGCGCGGCAACCAGGACACCGCCTGGATTCGGCTGACCGACGGCGCCGAAGTCCAGGTGCCCATCGACACCGTGCAGATCGGCGACGAGGTCGTCGTGCACGACCATGTCGCCATCCCCGTCGACGGCGAGGTGGTCGACGGTGAGGCCATCGTCAACCAGTCGGCGATCACCGGGGAGAACCTGCCGGTCAGCGTCGTCGTCGGGACACACGTGCACGCGGGTTCGGTGGTGGTGCGCGGCCGCCTGGTGGTGCGCGCCCAGGCGGTGGGCAACCAAACCACGATCGGCCGCATCATCAGCAGAGTCGAAGAGGCACAGCAGGATCGGGCACCGATCCAGACGGTCGGCGAGAACTTCTCCCGCCGGTTCGTGCCCACCTCGTTCATCGTCTCGGCGATCACCTTGTTGATCACCGGGGATGTCCGGCGGGCCATGACCATGCTGTTGATCGCCTGCCCCTGCGCGGTGGGCCTGTCCACCCCGACGGCGATCAGCGCGGCGATCGGCAACGGGGCGCGCCGCGGCATCCTGATCAAGGGCGGCTCGCACCTCGAGCAGGCCGGCCGGGTCGACGCGATCGTGTTCGACAAGACCGGAACGCTCACCGTGGGACGGCCGGTGGTCACCAACATTATTGCGATGCACAAGGATTGGGAGCCCGAGCAGGTTCTGGCCTACGCCGCCAGCTCGGAGATCCACTCCCGGCACCCACTGGCCGAGGCGGTGATCCGTTCGACCGAGGAACGCCGCATCAGCATCCCGCCGCACGAGGAGTGCGAGGTCCTGGTGGGTCTGGGCATGCGAACCTGGGCCGACGGGCGGACCTTGTTGCTGGGCAGCCCGTCGCTGTTGCAATCGGAGAACGTCAAGGTCTCCAAGAAGGCGTCGGAATGGGTCGACAGGCTGCGTCGCCAGGCGGAGACCCCGCTGCTGCTGGCCGTGGACGGCACGCTGGTGGGGCTGGTAAGCCTGCGCGACGAGGTGCGACCCGAGGCGGCCGAAGTGCTGAAGCAGCTGCGGGACAACGGCGTTCGCCGCATCGTCATGCTCACCGGGGACCATCCCGACATCGCCAAGGTGGTCGCCGAGGAGTTGGGCATCGACGAGTGGCGCGCCGAGGTGATGCCGGAGGACAAGCTCGAGGTGGTGCGGGAGCTGCAGGACGACGGTTACATCGTCGGGATGGTCGGCGACGGCGTCAACGACGCCCCGGCGCTGGCCGCCGCCGACATCGGGATTGCCATGGGCCTGGCCGGAACCGACGTCGCCGTCGAGACCGCCGATGTGGCGCTGGCCAACGACGATCTGCACCGGCTGCTCGACGTGCGCGACCTGGGTGGGCGGGCAGTGGAAGTGATCCGGCAGAACTACGGCATGTCCATCGCCGTCAACGCCGCCGGACTGCTGATCGGGGCCGGCGGCGCGCTGTCCCCGGTGCTGGCCGCCATCCTGCACAACGCGTCCTCGGTGGCGGTGGTGGCCAACAGCTCTCGGTTGATCCGCTACCGCCTGGATTGA
- a CDS encoding SulP family inorganic anion transporter gives MSAAIKDSALRTETRSRWILVNLRHDVPASLVVFLVALPLSLGIAIASGAPLAAGLIAAVVGGIVAGAIGGSSVQVSGPAAGLTVVVAGLIDEVGWPMLCVMTIAAGALQIAFGVSRMARAALAIAPVVVHAMLAGIGITIALQQIHVLVGGTSRSSAWQNIVALPDGILHHELHEVIVGGTVIAILLLWSKLPAKARIVPGALVAIVAATALAQVTGLDVERVTLSGNFFEAISLPNIPDMSPGGRPWTQEISVIAVGILTIALIASVESLLCAVGVDKLHKGPRTNFNREMIGQGSANMLSGLLGGLPVTGVIVRSSANVAAGARTRMSAILHGVWILLFASLFTNLVELIPKAALAGLLIVIGAQLVRLAHIRMALRTGNFVIYAITIVCVVFLNLLEGVAIGLAVAILFLLVRVVRAPIEAQPVGEEAKHWRVDMDGTLSFLLLPRLTHVLSTLPRGTDVTLHLNADYIDHAVSEAISDWKVAHEATGGSVAIIETSPANMISAHSSPPKRHFAPSSLRDVAWPSRRDKHPERASILHGVEEYHRNGTRALHHQVRALTDSPNPDTLFLTCADSRILPDVITASRPGDLYIIRNVGNLVPTDPAERSVDAALDFAINELDVSSVAVCGHSSCHALKVLLEPTSPRGPMGHWLQHAHESLAAFRVNHPARLSAVSNGFTEADQLAIVNVAVQVERLARNPILAPALASGAVRIVGMFFDLSTGRVHEVDRSGIVCLEEPAGAQ, from the coding sequence ATGAGTGCCGCTATCAAGGACTCCGCCTTGCGTACCGAAACTCGGTCACGGTGGATCTTGGTTAACCTGCGGCACGACGTTCCGGCGTCGCTCGTCGTCTTTCTGGTCGCGCTGCCGCTGTCGCTGGGGATCGCGATCGCCTCGGGCGCCCCGCTGGCCGCCGGTCTGATCGCCGCGGTGGTAGGTGGCATTGTCGCCGGGGCCATCGGCGGGTCGTCGGTTCAGGTGAGCGGACCAGCCGCGGGTCTGACCGTGGTGGTCGCCGGGCTGATCGACGAGGTCGGCTGGCCGATGTTGTGCGTGATGACCATCGCTGCAGGTGCGCTGCAGATCGCGTTCGGCGTGAGCCGGATGGCCCGCGCGGCCCTTGCCATTGCTCCGGTGGTGGTGCACGCCATGCTGGCGGGCATCGGCATCACCATCGCGTTGCAACAGATTCACGTGCTGGTGGGTGGGACGTCCCGGAGTTCGGCGTGGCAGAACATCGTGGCACTGCCCGACGGCATCCTGCATCACGAACTGCACGAGGTGATCGTCGGAGGCACCGTCATCGCCATCCTGCTGTTGTGGTCGAAGCTTCCGGCCAAGGCGCGGATAGTTCCGGGCGCTCTGGTGGCCATCGTGGCGGCGACCGCGCTCGCACAGGTCACCGGACTGGACGTCGAGCGAGTTACCTTGTCCGGCAACTTTTTCGAGGCGATTAGCCTGCCGAATATCCCCGACATGTCCCCCGGCGGCCGACCGTGGACTCAGGAGATCAGCGTGATCGCCGTCGGCATCCTCACCATCGCCCTGATCGCCAGCGTCGAATCGCTGCTGTGCGCGGTCGGTGTCGACAAGCTGCACAAGGGGCCGCGCACCAACTTCAATCGGGAAATGATCGGGCAGGGCAGCGCGAATATGCTGTCCGGGCTCCTCGGTGGCCTGCCCGTCACCGGGGTTATCGTCCGCAGTTCGGCCAATGTGGCCGCCGGCGCCCGGACCCGGATGTCGGCGATATTGCACGGGGTATGGATCCTCCTGTTCGCGTCGCTGTTCACCAACCTGGTGGAACTCATCCCCAAGGCGGCGCTGGCCGGTTTGCTGATCGTGATCGGCGCCCAGCTAGTCAGGTTGGCTCACATCCGAATGGCCTTGCGCACCGGCAATTTCGTCATCTACGCGATCACCATCGTGTGTGTGGTATTCCTCAACCTGCTCGAGGGTGTGGCTATCGGGCTTGCGGTCGCGATCCTGTTCCTGCTGGTCCGAGTGGTGCGGGCGCCCATCGAGGCCCAGCCGGTGGGGGAAGAGGCCAAGCACTGGCGGGTCGATATGGACGGCACGCTGAGCTTCTTGCTCCTGCCGCGGCTGACCCACGTGCTCTCGACGCTCCCGCGGGGCACCGACGTGACGCTGCACCTGAACGCGGACTACATCGATCACGCGGTGTCCGAGGCGATTTCGGATTGGAAAGTCGCGCACGAGGCGACCGGCGGATCGGTCGCCATCATCGAGACGTCGCCGGCGAACATGATCAGCGCGCACAGTAGCCCGCCGAAACGTCACTTCGCGCCCAGTTCACTGCGGGATGTGGCGTGGCCGTCGCGGCGCGACAAGCATCCGGAGCGCGCCTCCATCCTGCACGGCGTCGAGGAATATCACCGCAACGGCACCAGAGCACTGCACCACCAGGTGCGCGCGCTGACGGATTCGCCGAACCCGGACACGTTGTTTCTCACCTGCGCCGACTCCCGGATCCTGCCGGACGTCATCACCGCCAGCCGCCCCGGTGACCTCTACATCATCCGCAACGTCGGCAACCTGGTGCCGACCGATCCCGCCGAGCGCTCGGTGGACGCCGCCCTCGACTTCGCGATCAACGAACTCGACGTGAGTTCGGTTGCGGTGTGCGGACATTCGTCATGCCACGCGTTGAAGGTATTACTGGAGCCGACCAGTCCCCGGGGTCCCATGGGTCACTGGCTGCAACACGCACACGAGAGCCTGGCCGCATTCCGCGTCAACCATCCCGCGCGGCTGAGCGCGGTGTCCAACGGCTTCACCGAAGCTGACCAACTCGCCATCGTCAACGTGGCCGTGCAGGTGGAAAGACTTGCGCGAAACCCGATCCTGGCCCCGGCATTGGCGTCCGGCGCGGTACGAATCGTCGGGATGTTCTTCGACCTCTCGACGGGCCGGGTGCACGAGGTGGACCGCAGCGGCATCGTGTGCCTGGAAGAGCCGGCCGGCGCGCAGTAG
- a CDS encoding cation transporter, protein MDAGISQTDHCHGVTPATPVVERDSEWQHNALWARRLAWVSLAVLLIEGGIGLWQGLAVRSVALTGWALAGGSEGLASAMVLWRFTGNRTLSQTAERRAQRGVAVSFWLTAPYIAAESLHHLAGRQHAETSVLGIALTAIALVLMPILGRANHKLGARLKSGATEGEGTQNYLCAAQAAGVLLGLAITAGWSGGWWVDPVIGLAISGVAVWQGVRSWQGHDCGC, encoded by the coding sequence ATGGACGCCGGGATCTCGCAGACCGACCACTGCCACGGGGTTACGCCCGCGACGCCGGTGGTCGAGCGCGACTCCGAATGGCAGCACAATGCGTTGTGGGCGCGCCGGCTGGCCTGGGTCAGCCTGGCCGTGCTGCTCATCGAGGGCGGTATCGGGTTGTGGCAGGGCCTGGCGGTGCGATCCGTGGCCTTGACCGGGTGGGCTCTCGCCGGCGGCTCCGAGGGCCTGGCCAGTGCCATGGTGCTGTGGCGCTTCACCGGTAACCGCACCCTGTCCCAGACCGCCGAGCGGCGCGCGCAACGCGGAGTCGCGGTGTCGTTCTGGCTGACCGCCCCCTACATCGCCGCGGAGTCCCTGCACCACCTGGCCGGCCGCCAGCACGCCGAAACCTCGGTGCTGGGCATCGCGTTGACGGCCATCGCGCTGGTGCTGATGCCGATTCTCGGCCGGGCCAACCACAAACTGGGCGCCCGCCTGAAATCGGGGGCCACCGAAGGCGAAGGCACCCAGAACTACCTGTGCGCCGCCCAGGCCGCCGGGGTGCTGCTGGGCCTGGCGATCACGGCCGGCTGGTCCGGCGGCTGGTGGGTCGACCCGGTCATCGGGCTCGCCATCTCCGGTGTCGCCGTGTGGCAGGGTGTCCGGTCCTGGCAGGGTCACGACTGCGGCTGCTGA
- a CDS encoding class I SAM-dependent methyltransferase, translated as MGRTENDTWDLTSSVGATATMVAAGRARATRAALIDDPLAEPLVRAVGIDFFVRWASGELRSEDVDLPDAPWGMQRMTDQQAARTRYIDAFFAAAQHDGTPASIRQVVILASGLDTRGYRLSWADGTTVFEIDVPQVVEFKTTALATLGAVPRADVRGVAVDLRDDWPSALRQAGFRADRPTAWAAEGLFGYLPPDAQDRLLDHITALSADGSRLIAEVFFSAAASRELFSAIYQRWYQHGLDVALEALGFPGERNDVAAHLEEAGWQVVRTPLDRLLVDNGFAPASDGAPAGPAGPAGPAGPAGPAVEGIPFAENYYCTAVLRRQAATR; from the coding sequence ATGGGGCGCACCGAGAACGACACCTGGGACCTGACTTCCAGCGTGGGTGCCACGGCGACCATGGTGGCGGCCGGACGCGCCCGCGCCACCCGGGCCGCCCTGATCGACGACCCGCTCGCCGAACCGCTGGTGCGCGCGGTCGGCATCGACTTCTTCGTACGGTGGGCCAGCGGCGAACTTCGGTCTGAGGATGTCGACCTGCCCGATGCCCCGTGGGGCATGCAGCGAATGACCGACCAGCAAGCGGCGCGCACCCGCTACATCGACGCGTTTTTCGCCGCGGCCCAACACGACGGGACGCCCGCGAGCATCCGCCAGGTCGTCATCCTGGCCTCCGGGCTGGACACCCGCGGCTACCGGCTGTCCTGGGCGGACGGAACGACGGTCTTCGAGATCGACGTGCCGCAAGTCGTCGAATTCAAGACCACCGCACTGGCCACCCTCGGTGCCGTTCCGCGCGCCGACGTGCGCGGCGTCGCCGTCGATCTGCGTGATGACTGGCCGTCGGCGCTGCGACAGGCCGGGTTCCGGGCCGACCGGCCCACCGCATGGGCCGCCGAGGGACTTTTCGGTTACCTGCCGCCCGATGCCCAGGACCGGTTGCTCGACCACATCACCGCGCTCAGCGCCGACGGCAGCCGGCTGATCGCCGAGGTCTTTTTCAGCGCTGCAGCCAGCCGAGAGCTTTTCAGCGCCATCTACCAGCGCTGGTACCAGCACGGTCTGGACGTCGCGCTTGAGGCTCTGGGCTTCCCCGGCGAGCGCAACGACGTGGCGGCGCACCTGGAAGAGGCCGGTTGGCAAGTGGTTCGCACACCGCTGGACCGGCTGCTGGTCGACAACGGGTTCGCGCCGGCATCCGACGGTGCCCCAGCCGGCCCCGCCGGCCCTGCCGGCCCTGCCGGCCCTGCCGGCCCTGCCGTTGAAGGCATTCCCTTCGCCGAGAACTACTACTGCACGGCGGTGCTGCGCCGGCAGGCGGCCACACGTTAG
- the pstS gene encoding phosphate ABC transporter substrate-binding protein PstS → MTSNRPGGPGGLVSVLTAAALVFSACGGHTDNAATKIECGGKKELQDAGSTAQQNAIEQFVYAYIRACPGYTLDYNANGSGAGVEEFVNNRTDLAGSDVPLDPSTGQPDRAAARCGSPAWDLPTVFGPIAVTYNVNGVSKLNLDGPTTAKIFNGTITRWDDPAIKALNSDTNLPPTPIHVIFRSDKSGTTANFQKYLDGASDGAWGKGVGETFHGGVGDGAAGNNGTSALLETTDGSITYNEWSFAVGKQLHMAGIITSAGPDPVLITTDSVGKTIAGARFQGQGNDLVLDTSSFYKPTQSGAYPIVLATYEIVCSKYPDAATGKAVKAFMQAAIGPGQDGLEQYGSIPLPSSFQAKLAKAVNAIS, encoded by the coding sequence GTGACGTCCAACCGACCTGGTGGCCCTGGCGGCCTGGTGAGCGTGCTAACCGCGGCCGCACTGGTCTTCTCGGCATGCGGTGGTCACACCGACAACGCCGCCACGAAGATCGAGTGCGGCGGAAAGAAGGAACTCCAGGACGCCGGTTCCACCGCGCAACAGAATGCGATCGAACAATTCGTCTACGCCTACATTCGGGCCTGCCCCGGTTATACGTTGGACTACAACGCAAACGGCTCGGGGGCCGGGGTGGAGGAGTTCGTCAACAACCGGACCGATCTCGCCGGCTCCGACGTGCCGTTGGACCCGTCGACCGGTCAGCCCGACCGGGCCGCAGCCCGCTGCGGTTCGCCGGCGTGGGATCTGCCGACGGTGTTCGGCCCGATCGCGGTGACTTACAACGTCAACGGAGTAAGCAAGCTGAATCTCGACGGGCCCACGACCGCAAAGATCTTCAACGGCACCATCACCCGATGGGACGACCCCGCGATCAAGGCCCTCAACTCCGACACCAACCTGCCCCCGACGCCCATCCACGTGATCTTCCGCAGCGACAAATCGGGGACCACGGCCAACTTCCAGAAGTACCTCGACGGCGCGTCCGACGGCGCCTGGGGCAAAGGCGTCGGGGAGACGTTCCACGGAGGTGTCGGTGACGGCGCCGCGGGCAACAACGGCACGTCGGCGCTGCTGGAGACGACCGACGGGTCGATCACCTACAACGAGTGGTCATTCGCCGTGGGCAAGCAGCTGCACATGGCCGGCATCATCACCTCGGCAGGCCCGGACCCGGTGCTGATCACCACCGATTCCGTTGGCAAGACGATCGCCGGGGCACGCTTCCAGGGGCAAGGCAACGACCTGGTGCTGGATACGTCGTCGTTCTACAAGCCGACACAGTCCGGCGCTTACCCGATCGTGCTGGCGACCTATGAGATCGTGTGCTCCAAGTACCCGGACGCGGCGACGGGTAAGGCGGTAAAGGCGTTTATGCAGGCCGCGATCGGCCCCGGCCAGGACGGTCTGGAGCAGTACGGATCCATCCCGTTGCCGAGCTCGTTTCAGGCCAAGCTGGCGAAAGCGGTCAATGCTATCTCGTGA
- a CDS encoding CoA transferase, which yields MQNDRPAKPLDGFRVLDFTQNVAGPLAGQVLADLGAEVIKIEAPGGEAARHITAVLPGRPPLPTYFLPNNRGKKSVTVDLTTGAARQQILRLADTADVLLEGFRPGVMERMGLGPEDLRARNPKLIYARLSAFGGNGPHGNRPGVDLMVAAEAGMTTGMPTPDGKPQIIPFQLVDNASGHVLAQAVLAALLNRERHGVADTVRVAMYDVAVGLQANQLTMHLNKTSNDRPKPEQPPQPKRRKGVGFATQPSDAFRAADGYLLISAYVPKHWQQLCHLIGRPDLLDDERFVDQRARAIHYHELTDELQSALAAKTAAEWVELLQEAGLMACLPYTWKQVVDTPLFAENELAVEVGRGDDAVTVIRTPARYSSFSAVVADPPPTAGEHNDIFLTEP from the coding sequence ATGCAGAACGACAGACCTGCCAAGCCACTCGACGGGTTTCGGGTACTCGATTTCACCCAGAATGTCGCCGGTCCGCTGGCCGGACAGGTGCTGGCCGATCTGGGCGCCGAAGTGATCAAGATCGAGGCGCCCGGCGGTGAGGCGGCTCGCCACATCACCGCGGTCCTTCCCGGACGTCCGCCGCTGCCCACGTATTTTCTGCCCAACAACCGGGGCAAGAAGTCGGTGACAGTGGACCTGACCACCGGCGCGGCCAGACAGCAGATACTGCGACTCGCCGACACCGCCGACGTGCTGCTGGAAGGCTTTCGCCCGGGAGTCATGGAACGCATGGGCTTGGGGCCCGAGGACTTGCGGGCCCGTAATCCGAAACTGATCTATGCGCGCCTGTCGGCGTTCGGCGGCAACGGCCCGCACGGCAACCGGCCCGGTGTCGACCTGATGGTCGCCGCCGAGGCCGGCATGACCACCGGGATGCCCACACCGGACGGCAAACCGCAGATCATCCCGTTCCAACTGGTCGACAACGCCAGCGGCCACGTGCTGGCCCAGGCGGTGTTGGCCGCGCTGCTCAACCGCGAGCGCCACGGGGTGGCCGACACCGTCCGGGTGGCCATGTACGACGTCGCGGTGGGTTTGCAGGCCAACCAGCTGACCATGCACCTGAACAAGACCAGCAATGACCGGCCGAAACCCGAGCAGCCACCACAACCCAAGCGGCGCAAGGGAGTTGGCTTTGCCACCCAGCCGTCGGACGCCTTCCGTGCCGCCGACGGATACCTGCTGATCAGCGCATATGTTCCCAAGCATTGGCAGCAGCTGTGCCACCTGATCGGCAGGCCCGATCTCCTGGACGACGAGCGGTTCGTCGACCAGCGCGCGCGGGCGATCCACTATCACGAACTGACCGACGAGTTGCAGTCGGCACTGGCCGCCAAGACCGCCGCTGAATGGGTCGAACTGCTGCAAGAAGCCGGCCTGATGGCGTGCCTTCCCTACACCTGGAAGCAGGTCGTCGACACCCCGCTGTTCGCCGAGAACGAGCTGGCCGTCGAAGTCGGCCGCGGGGACGACGCCGTCACCGTGATCCGGACGCCGGCGCGCTACTCGAGCTTCAGCGCGGTGGTCGCCGACCCCCCGCCGACCGCCGGCGAGCACAACGACATCTTTCTGACCGAACCCTAA
- a CDS encoding DUF1490 family protein → MAVQAIFAKAATTVITGLAGVTAYEVLKKVAAKAPLHQTAVSAAELGLRGTRKAEEAAESARLKISDVMAEARERVGEEAPTPAVGHAHDHDH, encoded by the coding sequence ATGGCAGTGCAGGCGATCTTCGCGAAGGCAGCAACTACGGTGATCACTGGTCTGGCCGGGGTCACCGCCTACGAGGTGTTGAAGAAAGTGGCGGCCAAGGCCCCGTTGCACCAGACCGCTGTGTCGGCCGCGGAGCTGGGCCTGCGTGGCACTCGTAAGGCCGAGGAGGCCGCGGAATCGGCCAGGCTCAAGATTTCTGACGTGATGGCCGAGGCTCGCGAGCGTGTCGGCGAGGAGGCGCCCACCCCCGCCGTCGGTCACGCCCACGACCACGACCACTGA